The following proteins come from a genomic window of Eubalaena glacialis isolate mEubGla1 chromosome X, mEubGla1.1.hap2.+ XY, whole genome shotgun sequence:
- the CMC4 gene encoding cx9C motif-containing protein 4, producing the protein MPQKDPCQKQACEIQKCLQANNYMESKCQAVIQELRKCCARYPKGRSLVCSGFEKEEEEKLTLKPT; encoded by the exons ATGCCGCAGAAGGATCCGTGCCAGAAACAAGCCTGTGAAATACAGAAATGTTTACAAG CCAACAACTACATGGAATCTAAGTGTCAGGCTGTCATCCAAGAACTGCGTAAGTGTTGTGCTCGATATCCCAAGGGAAGATCTCTCGTCTGTTCAGGatttgagaaagaagaggaagaaaagctgaCGCTGAAGCCCACATGA
- the MTCP1 gene encoding protein p13 MTCP-1, translating to MAGEDVGAPPDHLWVHQEGIYRDEHQRTWVAVLEEETSFLRARVQQVQVPLGDAARPSHLLTSQLPLMWQLYPEERYMDNNSRLWQIQHHLMVRGVQELLLKLLPDD from the exons ATGGCAGGAGAGGATGTGGGGGCTCCACCCGATCACCTCTGGGTTCACCAAGAGGGTATCTACCGCGACGAACACCAGCGCACGTGGGTGGCCGTCCTGGAAGAG GAGACGAGTTTCCTAAGGGCACGAGTTCAGCAAGTTCAGGTTCCTTTAGGTGACGCAGCCAGGCCAAGTCACCTTCTCACCTCCCAGCTACCTCTCATGTGGCAACTCTACCCCGAGGAGCGCTACATGGATAACAACTCTCGCTTGTGGCAGATCCAGCATCATTTAATG gTCAGGGGAGTACAGGAGCTGTTGCTTAAGCTTTTGCCTGATGATTAA